A genomic region of Leptolyngbya sp. NIES-2104 contains the following coding sequences:
- a CDS encoding hybrid sensor histidine kinase/response regulator, whose product MVSDPQLREQTYSYFLTEAQDLLQSIEQNLFLLRQDRSAAKVHELMRAAHTLKGAAASVGFESMKSIAHSFEDVFKALYKPEVEVDSELEALLYEGYDCLRLPLTTAIAGVACQDAELLNRSEAIFSKIRNKLGKHFDTNAALPTSAELGFDIVQSLFETGVRERLEQLAILISEGNSTTIAQTLETQAEVFLGLAESLNLSGFGAIAQTAMTALKRNPDRAVEIAQAALADFRQGQIAVLEGDRDLGGEVSAVLKQLAGLQKSHRVESSGKQSTWARLKGFFQRSAIASPAKLPAITPAQPVLEVNDPFIVDSELEALATQFEALGEGLSKGTDLEFERWNGSVSQADSSSPTPQIESAHVASQKLTVQDTVRVNLAHLESLNFTTSELLIHQNQQLLQDERLQVMLRELLDRLNHHQQVLTQLRDWAFFAPERLANQTQSLTAASKIKQRFDSLELDRYNELHLLLQTALTGAEQLETSAEAIDFLARESRLARGKQGRLLTNLRDDLMTVRMMPIGAILNRLPAVIQQLSETHGKTVNLKLVGTQVMVDKALAEKLYQPLLHLVRNAFDHGIESDVDRQRQGKPIGEIEIRAYQQGNRTFVEVSDDGRGLDLQAICQQGFEQQRLASNQVEHFNEAELFSLLFEPGFSTAQGVTDLSGRGIGLDVVRSQMRAIQGNVAVTSVPNQGTTFSMQLPLTLISARLLLCQAGQAIYGVISEEVTRIVSPNATEIEQLGNQRMLRWHFEGEEHTVSIHSLPQAITHTNWLAGMQSTGNATEEFETVPTLTSSILILKHQKGWIGIEVDRVLNEQELVLRPVGSAIAPPSYVYGCSVLGNGRSLLAIDLVALIEQNRTRSRVAPVAPQSVARSTRTILVIDDSMTVRQVVSAALDSAGYQVIQAKDGLDAIEQLQQHPEIELITCDVEMPRLNGFEFLTRYEQEAQLAQVPVIMLTSRSNEKHQQLAKQLGAAAYLTKPFDQTELVEFVNQLIEGKVAR is encoded by the coding sequence ATGGTTTCTGACCCTCAACTCCGTGAACAAACTTACTCATACTTTCTGACGGAAGCCCAAGATTTACTGCAATCGATCGAGCAAAATCTGTTCTTGCTTCGTCAAGATCGTTCCGCTGCGAAAGTCCATGAATTAATGCGTGCTGCTCATACACTCAAAGGAGCCGCCGCCAGTGTGGGCTTTGAAAGCATGAAATCGATCGCACATTCGTTTGAGGATGTGTTTAAGGCGCTCTATAAGCCTGAAGTCGAAGTTGATTCAGAGCTAGAGGCGTTGCTGTATGAAGGATACGACTGTTTAAGATTACCGTTGACAACTGCGATCGCAGGAGTCGCATGTCAGGATGCAGAATTGTTGAATCGATCTGAAGCGATCTTTTCTAAGATTCGGAACAAGCTCGGTAAACATTTTGATACAAATGCTGCACTGCCAACCTCAGCGGAATTAGGGTTTGATATCGTTCAATCGCTGTTTGAGACGGGAGTGCGGGAGCGGTTAGAACAGTTAGCGATCCTGATTTCAGAAGGAAATTCGACTACGATCGCTCAAACGCTAGAAACTCAAGCAGAAGTATTCTTAGGATTGGCAGAGTCGCTGAACTTGAGTGGATTTGGTGCGATCGCTCAAACAGCGATGACTGCTCTCAAACGCAATCCAGATCGAGCGGTTGAAATTGCTCAAGCTGCACTTGCAGATTTTCGTCAAGGACAAATTGCAGTGCTGGAAGGGGATCGTGATTTGGGGGGTGAAGTTTCAGCAGTGCTCAAACAACTCGCAGGATTGCAAAAATCGCATCGAGTGGAGTCTTCAGGAAAGCAGAGTACTTGGGCGCGATTAAAGGGATTCTTTCAGCGTTCAGCGATCGCATCTCCTGCCAAACTTCCAGCAATTACCCCCGCTCAACCTGTTCTGGAGGTCAATGATCCATTTATCGTTGATTCTGAACTTGAAGCGTTAGCGACTCAGTTTGAGGCACTTGGAGAAGGATTATCGAAGGGTACAGACTTAGAATTTGAGCGATGGAATGGGTCAGTTTCTCAGGCTGATTCATCGAGTCCAACCCCTCAGATCGAATCGGCGCACGTCGCTTCTCAAAAGCTGACCGTTCAAGATACAGTTCGGGTTAATCTAGCACATTTAGAATCGCTGAACTTTACTACCAGCGAATTGCTAATTCACCAAAACCAGCAATTACTGCAAGACGAACGGCTTCAAGTCATGTTGAGGGAATTGCTCGATCGATTGAATCATCATCAGCAAGTTTTGACACAACTGCGAGATTGGGCTTTTTTTGCTCCAGAACGCTTGGCAAATCAAACTCAGTCTTTGACAGCGGCAAGCAAGATCAAGCAGCGGTTTGATTCACTCGAACTCGATCGATACAATGAACTTCACCTGTTATTGCAAACCGCGTTAACGGGAGCTGAACAACTGGAGACATCAGCAGAAGCGATCGACTTCTTGGCGCGAGAGTCCCGATTGGCACGAGGAAAGCAGGGAAGACTTTTGACGAATCTGCGGGATGACTTGATGACGGTTCGGATGATGCCGATTGGAGCAATTCTGAATCGACTTCCAGCGGTCATTCAACAACTCAGCGAAACGCATGGTAAGACAGTCAACCTAAAGCTAGTTGGAACTCAAGTGATGGTTGATAAAGCATTGGCTGAGAAGCTTTATCAACCATTGCTGCATTTAGTTCGCAATGCGTTTGACCATGGGATTGAATCGGATGTCGATCGACAAAGACAAGGAAAGCCGATCGGTGAAATCGAAATTCGTGCTTATCAACAAGGAAATCGGACATTTGTTGAAGTGAGCGACGATGGGCGAGGTTTAGATTTACAAGCAATCTGCCAACAGGGATTTGAACAACAGCGATTAGCATCGAATCAAGTCGAGCATTTTAATGAAGCTGAATTGTTCAGTTTGTTGTTTGAGCCGGGATTCTCGACTGCTCAGGGTGTAACCGATCTATCCGGTCGAGGGATTGGGCTGGATGTAGTGCGATCGCAAATGAGAGCGATTCAAGGTAATGTAGCTGTCACCTCTGTTCCAAATCAAGGAACAACGTTCTCGATGCAATTACCGCTGACCTTGATTAGTGCGCGATTGCTACTGTGTCAAGCAGGTCAAGCAATCTATGGTGTGATTTCCGAGGAAGTGACTCGAATTGTGTCACCGAATGCGACAGAAATTGAACAGTTGGGTAATCAACGGATGTTACGCTGGCACTTTGAAGGCGAAGAGCACACCGTTTCTATTCATTCGCTCCCTCAGGCAATCACCCATACAAATTGGTTAGCGGGAATGCAATCGACAGGAAACGCTACTGAGGAGTTTGAAACTGTTCCGACTTTGACTTCATCGATTCTGATTCTCAAACATCAGAAAGGCTGGATTGGAATTGAAGTCGATCGCGTTTTGAATGAACAGGAGTTAGTATTGCGACCCGTGGGAAGCGCGATCGCGCCTCCAAGCTATGTGTATGGCTGTAGCGTCTTGGGAAATGGTCGATCGCTGTTGGCGATTGATCTCGTGGCGCTGATCGAACAGAATCGTACCAGGTCCCGCGTTGCGCCTGTTGCTCCACAGTCAGTTGCTCGATCGACTCGAACGATTCTCGTGATTGATGATTCAATGACAGTCCGGCAAGTGGTGTCAGCGGCGTTAGACAGTGCTGGCTATCAAGTAATTCAAGCAAAAGATGGATTAGATGCGATCGAACAGTTGCAGCAACATCCTGAGATTGAGTTGATTACTTGCGATGTTGAAATGCCACGCTTGAATGGATTTGAATTTCTGACGCGGTATGAGCAAGAAGCCCAACTCGCTCAAGTTCCCGTCATTATGTTGACTTCTCGTAGCAATGAAAAGCATCAGCAGTTAGCAAAACAATTAGGAGCAGCGGCATATCTCACAAAGCCATTTGACCAAACTGAGTTAGTTGAGTTTGTGAATCAGTTGATTGAAGGAAAGGTGGCACGATGA
- a CDS encoding chemotaxis protein CheW: MNSVINRSQTSTQKDIVRLIVFTIAGYRLGLPIDQILRVVNCPDEFRVPTSDVLELLPLGQQMISVLNLRSQLSLNPGQNTPESEFLVAAKVGTELCAIRVDAPPDLIEVEVATIRQLPAPYRQGHPLSIASQVVVLPQGKATLAIFLLELKRVLAMLGKV; this comes from the coding sequence ATGAATTCAGTCATAAATCGATCTCAGACTTCAACTCAGAAAGACATCGTTCGATTGATTGTGTTTACGATCGCAGGCTATCGATTGGGCTTACCCATTGATCAAATTCTGCGCGTCGTGAACTGTCCAGATGAATTCAGAGTACCAACTTCAGATGTGCTTGAATTGCTTCCTCTAGGGCAGCAGATGATTTCAGTCTTGAATCTGCGATCGCAACTCAGTCTCAATCCAGGACAGAACACACCCGAAAGCGAATTTCTAGTCGCTGCAAAAGTCGGTACAGAACTTTGTGCGATTCGAGTCGATGCACCACCGGATTTGATCGAAGTGGAGGTGGCAACAATTCGACAGCTACCTGCTCCATATCGTCAAGGTCATCCGCTCAGCATTGCTAGTCAAGTCGTGGTGTTGCCACAAGGAAAAGCAACCCTAGCCATTTTCTTACTGGAACTGAAGCGAGTTTTAGCGATGTTAGGAAAGGTCTAG
- a CDS encoding Asr1405/Asl0597 family protein, producing the protein MNFDPTSAPIQLTIHTGHRWQIYRRLCELGISCTCAAYQPLTVQINSPIAFIQFWSVMRQATIPRQILAETLERCWKYHS; encoded by the coding sequence ATGAATTTCGATCCCACATCCGCCCCGATTCAACTCACCATTCACACCGGACATCGCTGGCAAATTTATCGTCGTCTCTGTGAACTGGGAATTTCTTGTACTTGTGCCGCCTATCAACCGCTGACCGTTCAGATTAACAGCCCGATCGCGTTTATCCAATTCTGGAGCGTGATGCGGCAAGCCACGATTCCACGTCAAATCCTTGCTGAAACTCTAGAACGCTGCTGGAAATACCACTCCTAG
- a CDS encoding IS1 family transposase has protein sequence MKCPNCGSTHINKNGHSRGKQNYRCKACGRQFVESRSNRGYSEDAKQICLKMYRDGIGFRAIERATGISHNTIINWVKQSESESNDAAEIEDHPDESVQPSATTNDSNQTY, from the coding sequence ATGAAATGCCCTAATTGTGGTTCTACTCATATTAATAAAAATGGTCATAGCCGAGGTAAGCAAAATTACCGCTGTAAAGCTTGTGGTCGCCAGTTCGTCGAATCGCGCTCCAATCGCGGTTATTCAGAAGATGCGAAACAAATATGCTTAAAGATGTATCGTGATGGGATCGGATTTAGAGCGATCGAACGTGCAACCGGAATCAGTCACAACACCATTATCAATTGGGTAAAGCAATCTGAATCTGAATCAAATGATGCTGCCGAAATTGAAGATCATCCTGACGAATCTGTGCAACCTTCAGCAACTACAAACGACTCGAATCAAACTTATTGA
- a CDS encoding Dps family protein, with protein sequence MANTNVLMRPFGQIVDNPIALEHNVTEPVCEGLNALLASFQALYLQYQKHHFVVEGAEFYSLHEFFQESYTAVQEHVHEIGERLEGLGGVPVASFSKLAELCCFAPEPDGAYSCRSMLEHDLVGEQAVIKLLRQQASQAESLGDRATRYLLEKILLATEDRAFHIGHFLAPDSLKI encoded by the coding sequence ATGGCTAACACTAATGTTCTGATGCGTCCTTTTGGTCAGATTGTGGACAATCCGATTGCTCTAGAACACAACGTTACTGAACCAGTTTGTGAAGGATTAAATGCGCTGCTGGCTAGTTTTCAAGCACTATATTTGCAGTATCAAAAGCATCATTTTGTGGTTGAAGGGGCGGAATTTTACTCTTTGCATGAATTTTTCCAGGAGAGTTACACAGCGGTGCAGGAACATGTTCATGAAATCGGTGAGCGATTAGAAGGATTAGGTGGCGTTCCGGTTGCAAGCTTTTCTAAGCTGGCTGAGTTGTGCTGTTTTGCTCCGGAACCGGATGGGGCTTACAGTTGTCGATCGATGTTGGAACATGACTTAGTAGGCGAACAAGCCGTGATCAAATTGCTGCGCCAGCAAGCATCGCAAGCAGAAAGTTTAGGCGATCGAGCGACCCGATATTTGCTCGAAAAAATTCTGCTGGCAACCGAAGATCGGGCGTTCCACATTGGTCACTTCCTCGCGCCTGATAGCCTCAAGATTTAA
- the hpsE gene encoding hormogonium polysaccharide biosynthesis glycosyltransferase HpsE has protein sequence MLPIDFTVAIRVFNAADRLPSLLNQLRSQQHTASICWEVLIVDNNSTDNTAEIIQKYQAQWLPCSELRCVLEPQQGAVIARKRAIQEAKGTFIGFLDDDNLPALDWIEKAYKFAQNHPRAGAFGSRIFPDYEVEPPQNFDRIAHYMPTMLRKESFQYDTHLRGMPVGAGLVIRRQVWLDHVIGTQIIQGPVGRGFVLKGEEIEALWKIKAANWEIWYNSEMSIVHKIPKWRLEAAYLLKFFKVIGLSQHRFRMLRYQPWQRPFMFPLLFLNDLKKIASHQFKHRQSSDLITACELQFFIGRLLSPFYIWRQLFASGNQSN, from the coding sequence ATGCTGCCGATTGATTTCACTGTCGCAATTCGAGTATTCAACGCCGCAGACCGTCTTCCATCGCTGCTCAACCAATTGCGATCGCAGCAACACACCGCTTCAATTTGTTGGGAAGTGCTGATCGTCGATAACAATAGCACCGACAACACCGCAGAAATTATCCAAAAGTATCAAGCGCAATGGCTCCCATGCTCTGAACTCCGCTGCGTATTAGAGCCACAACAAGGAGCCGTGATTGCTCGTAAACGTGCGATTCAAGAAGCTAAAGGAACGTTCATCGGCTTTCTCGATGACGACAATCTTCCTGCTCTAGATTGGATCGAGAAAGCCTACAAATTTGCACAAAATCACCCTAGAGCGGGCGCATTTGGGAGCCGCATTTTCCCAGATTACGAAGTCGAACCGCCGCAGAACTTCGATCGCATTGCTCACTACATGCCAACAATGCTGCGTAAAGAATCTTTCCAGTACGACACTCACCTTCGAGGAATGCCTGTAGGTGCGGGACTTGTGATTCGCAGACAAGTTTGGCTTGACCACGTGATCGGGACGCAGATCATTCAAGGTCCAGTGGGTCGTGGATTTGTGCTCAAAGGTGAAGAGATCGAAGCTTTGTGGAAAATCAAAGCCGCAAATTGGGAGATTTGGTACAACTCGGAAATGTCGATCGTGCATAAAATTCCCAAGTGGCGGTTAGAAGCAGCCTATTTGCTGAAGTTCTTTAAAGTCATCGGACTGAGCCAGCATCGCTTTAGAATGCTCCGTTATCAACCTTGGCAACGTCCTTTCATGTTTCCTTTGCTGTTTCTCAATGATCTGAAAAAAATTGCATCTCACCAATTTAAGCATCGTCAATCCAGCGATCTGATTACTGCTTGCGAACTGCAATTTTTTATCGGCAGATTGCTGAGTCCGTTTTATATCTGGAGACAATTGTTCGCATCAGGAAACCAATCAAATTAA
- a CDS encoding AarF/ABC1/UbiB kinase family protein: MQASLLGDCDSLIEKEADSTVARTSLFQLKRYDSTAIANHYRVRPWRVIWRSLRITFLFVGFILGLKWDDWQRVADRNKFKRATQLRQILTTLGPTFIKVGQALSTRPDLIRRDFLDELTKLQDQLPPFPNDIAFRIIETELDAEVDEIFAKITPNPIAAASLGQVYRATLKNGEEVAVKVQRPNLLPTLTLDLYLMRWAAGWLAPWLPLNLGHDLTLIVDEFGTKLFEEIDYLNEGRNAEKFAANFRNDSSVKVPRIHWQQTSQHVLVLEWINGYKLTDVEGIRAAGSDPNAIIRIGVTSGLRQLLEFGFFHADPHPGNLFAVPTPSGGQMAYIDFGMMDQLEEEAKETLVDAVVHLINKDYIDLAHDFVKLGFLAPGTDIYPIVPALEAVLGDIMGESVVNFNFKTITDRFSELMYEYPFRVPAKFALIIRSLVTQEGLALTLDPNFKIVEIAYPYVARRLLTGESPRLRRRLIDVLFKDGKFQWHRLENMITIARSDSNFDILPTAQLGLQYLLSDEGQFLRRQLLIALTEDDRLHTEEVQRLWQLVKDDIKPARLVTAALGAFAELSPAAALIPTVSSLTGIKLER, translated from the coding sequence ATGCAGGCATCGCTCTTGGGTGATTGCGATTCCTTGATCGAGAAAGAGGCAGATAGTACCGTGGCTCGAACTTCCCTTTTCCAATTGAAACGTTACGACTCGACTGCGATCGCCAATCACTACCGCGTCCGTCCTTGGCGAGTCATTTGGCGATCGCTCCGAATCACTTTTCTGTTTGTCGGATTCATTCTGGGTCTGAAATGGGACGATTGGCAGAGAGTCGCAGACCGCAACAAATTCAAACGCGCCACCCAACTCCGCCAAATCTTGACCACGCTCGGTCCCACGTTTATCAAAGTCGGTCAAGCCCTCTCAACCCGTCCCGATTTGATTCGCCGCGATTTTCTCGACGAACTCACCAAACTGCAAGATCAGCTACCTCCCTTTCCAAATGACATCGCCTTTCGCATCATCGAAACTGAACTCGATGCCGAAGTCGATGAAATTTTTGCCAAAATTACCCCAAACCCGATCGCCGCTGCTTCTCTCGGTCAGGTCTACCGCGCCACCCTCAAGAACGGCGAAGAAGTCGCAGTCAAAGTCCAACGCCCGAATCTTCTCCCGACTCTAACGCTCGATCTCTACCTGATGCGTTGGGCAGCGGGTTGGTTAGCTCCTTGGCTTCCTCTAAATCTGGGACACGATTTAACACTCATCGTGGACGAATTCGGAACTAAGTTATTTGAAGAAATCGACTATCTGAACGAAGGACGCAACGCCGAAAAATTCGCCGCCAACTTCCGCAACGATTCTTCTGTGAAAGTGCCGCGAATCCATTGGCAGCAAACTTCACAGCACGTCCTTGTTCTCGAATGGATTAACGGCTATAAATTAACCGATGTCGAAGGGATTCGTGCTGCTGGCAGTGATCCAAACGCTATCATCCGAATCGGAGTCACTTCTGGCTTACGTCAGCTTCTCGAATTCGGTTTCTTCCACGCCGATCCGCATCCTGGAAACCTCTTCGCTGTTCCCACTCCGTCCGGTGGGCAAATGGCTTACATCGATTTCGGCATGATGGATCAACTCGAAGAAGAAGCCAAAGAAACGCTCGTGGATGCGGTCGTTCACTTAATCAACAAAGATTACATCGACCTCGCTCACGACTTCGTGAAACTCGGATTTCTTGCACCCGGTACTGACATTTACCCGATCGTTCCCGCACTCGAAGCCGTTCTCGGTGACATCATGGGCGAAAGCGTCGTTAACTTCAACTTCAAAACGATTACTGATCGCTTTAGCGAGTTAATGTACGAATACCCGTTCCGCGTCCCGGCAAAATTCGCGCTGATTATCCGATCGCTCGTCACTCAAGAAGGTTTAGCCCTCACCCTCGATCCAAACTTCAAGATCGTCGAAATCGCTTATCCCTACGTTGCTCGTCGCTTACTCACTGGTGAATCGCCGCGCCTGCGTCGTCGTTTGATCGATGTTCTGTTCAAAGATGGCAAATTCCAGTGGCATCGCTTAGAGAACATGATTACGATCGCTCGATCGGATTCCAATTTCGATATTCTTCCGACCGCTCAACTCGGCTTACAGTACCTACTTTCCGATGAAGGTCAGTTTCTCCGTCGCCAGTTGTTGATTGCGCTCACCGAAGACGATCGCCTACACACCGAAGAAGTTCAACGCCTCTGGCAACTGGTTAAAGACGACATCAAACCTGCCCGACTCGTCACGGCTGCACTGGGTGCATTTGCAGAACTTTCTCCTGCTGCTGCTTTGATCCCCACGGTTTCTTCTTTGACGGGGATCAAGCTTGAACGGTAG
- a CDS encoding DegT/DnrJ/EryC1/StrS aminotransferase family protein, whose amino-acid sequence MNTIPPFDLSEQFKLIGSEINQAVLEVLASGRYIGGAAIENFETAFAQYIGSEIAIACNSGTDALFLAFRALNIGAGDEVITTPFTFIATAETISAVGATPVFIDINPKTFNLDLDQLESAITERTKAIVPVHLFGQPVDMTRLMSIANAHNLYVIEDCAQSTGAEWSGKRVGSIGQIGCFSFYPTKNLGACGDGGAITTNDPKIAAKLKMLRDHGRYSGYYHEELGVNSRLDAVQAVILQIKLRYLDSWNQQRTEIADRYHSLLAPIPGITAPKFIEGGRSVWNQYTIRVERDRDKLKTDLQAKGVNTAVYYPIPLHLQPVYKSLGYQSGQLPESDRAANQVLSLPMFPELSPEQQDQVIYSLKDCLG is encoded by the coding sequence GTGAATACAATTCCCCCGTTCGATCTGTCCGAGCAATTCAAACTCATTGGCTCCGAAATTAATCAAGCTGTCTTAGAAGTCTTAGCATCCGGTCGATACATTGGCGGAGCCGCGATCGAGAATTTTGAAACTGCATTCGCTCAATACATCGGTTCTGAAATTGCGATCGCCTGCAATTCGGGGACTGATGCCCTTTTCCTCGCTTTCCGCGCCCTTAATATCGGTGCAGGCGACGAAGTAATCACCACACCTTTCACCTTCATCGCCACCGCAGAAACGATTAGCGCGGTCGGTGCTACTCCGGTCTTTATCGATATCAACCCGAAAACCTTTAACCTCGATCTCGATCAACTTGAGTCTGCTATTACTGAACGAACGAAAGCGATCGTTCCGGTTCACTTATTCGGTCAGCCCGTGGACATGACGCGCTTAATGTCGATCGCGAATGCCCACAATCTCTACGTGATCGAAGACTGCGCCCAATCCACCGGAGCAGAATGGTCAGGAAAACGAGTCGGCAGCATCGGACAAATCGGCTGTTTTAGCTTTTACCCGACTAAGAATCTTGGGGCTTGCGGTGATGGTGGCGCAATTACAACCAACGATCCAAAAATTGCCGCGAAGCTGAAAATGCTTAGAGATCACGGACGTTACAGCGGCTACTATCATGAAGAATTGGGCGTAAATAGCCGACTCGATGCGGTTCAAGCGGTCATTCTCCAGATCAAACTGCGCTATCTCGATTCTTGGAATCAACAGCGCACCGAAATCGCCGATCGCTATCATTCCCTTTTGGCTCCGATTCCCGGAATTACTGCCCCCAAGTTCATCGAAGGCGGTCGCAGCGTTTGGAACCAATACACGATTCGAGTCGAACGCGATCGAGACAAACTCAAAACTGATCTACAAGCAAAAGGCGTGAATACTGCCGTTTACTATCCGATCCCCTTGCATTTGCAGCCTGTCTACAAATCGCTAGGGTATCAATCGGGACAACTCCCAGAAAGCGATCGAGCCGCGAATCAAGTCCTATCCCTACCGATGTTTCCCGAACTTTCCCCCGAACAACAAGACCAAGTGATTTACAGTTTGAAAGATTGTCTGGGTTAG
- the fetB gene encoding iron export ABC transporter permease subunit FetB produces MDLAIQAVWAIGLVLAAFAVASWQQLGLEGSLILAAGRAIVQLSVVGYVLAVVFAPPQSPFLILFVLAVLLIISAIVTRNRISQKLPILPWIVGSFLITTMITIAYVQIIVVQPQTWYEPRFLIPLGAIVLSQAINAATISGERLFSALNSNVLEIETHLSLGASPKQAIAQYRKDAVRAGVLPVINAMSIVGLATLPELLSGQLLGGAEPIRAIAFQIVVLFMVAFSTILVTLLITQGIGRQFFNSEAQLIRW; encoded by the coding sequence ATGGATTTAGCGATTCAAGCGGTTTGGGCGATCGGGCTAGTTCTAGCAGCGTTCGCGGTTGCGTCGTGGCAACAATTGGGACTTGAAGGAAGTTTGATTTTGGCAGCGGGGCGGGCGATCGTTCAGCTATCTGTTGTGGGATATGTTCTAGCAGTCGTGTTTGCGCCGCCTCAAAGTCCGTTTCTGATTTTGTTTGTGCTGGCAGTGTTGCTGATCATTAGCGCGATCGTGACTCGAAATCGAATTAGCCAGAAGTTGCCGATTTTGCCTTGGATTGTGGGATCGTTTTTGATTACGACAATGATCACGATCGCCTATGTTCAAATCATCGTCGTACAACCGCAAACCTGGTATGAGCCGAGATTTTTGATTCCGTTGGGCGCGATCGTACTTTCTCAAGCGATCAATGCGGCAACGATTTCGGGAGAGCGGCTCTTTAGTGCGCTCAATTCTAATGTGTTGGAAATTGAAACGCATTTGAGTTTGGGAGCGAGTCCAAAACAAGCGATCGCACAATATCGCAAAGATGCCGTTCGAGCGGGAGTTTTGCCTGTGATTAATGCAATGTCGATCGTTGGATTGGCAACGCTACCGGAATTACTCAGCGGTCAACTTTTGGGGGGAGCCGAGCCGATTCGTGCGATCGCATTTCAGATCGTTGTCTTATTTATGGTGGCGTTTTCAACGATTTTGGTCACGCTCTTGATCACACAGGGAATTGGGCGGCAGTTTTTCAATTCCGAGGCGCAACTGATTCGATGGTGA
- a CDS encoding circadian clock KaiB family protein: MNPHLYRSIPAFFKGIALFTPGGDLVYCIDPDKKGRWHLNLCTALQDVLELSEPPHFLVPCYTATLDRWFDARSQQVRVFAEAYPPVYRYRSLLNTVFESGDLAWQVAPSQEICDPIILETYRHQFPQLWENHDLVMRYEPTPIAQPAAPASPYPQGYVLRLFVSGYSAATTRILQNLHALLEQSLDSPYTLKVIDIFKHPEQAESDQISATPTLIKVYPRPVRRIVGNLDDADRVLRLLGALDEGLRDD; this comes from the coding sequence TTGAATCCTCATCTTTATCGATCGATTCCTGCTTTCTTTAAGGGCATCGCTCTTTTTACACCAGGGGGCGATCTGGTTTACTGTATTGATCCGGACAAGAAAGGGCGATGGCATTTGAATCTGTGTACGGCTCTACAAGATGTACTAGAACTGTCTGAACCGCCCCATTTTTTAGTGCCTTGTTACACGGCAACGCTCGATCGATGGTTTGATGCGCGATCTCAACAGGTGCGAGTGTTCGCGGAAGCTTATCCGCCTGTCTATCGATATCGATCGCTGTTGAATACGGTCTTTGAATCGGGCGATCTCGCTTGGCAGGTTGCTCCTTCTCAAGAAATTTGTGATCCGATCATTCTCGAAACTTACCGTCATCAGTTTCCGCAGCTTTGGGAAAATCATGATTTAGTCATGCGCTACGAACCGACTCCGATCGCGCAACCTGCCGCACCTGCTTCTCCTTATCCACAGGGCTATGTGCTGAGATTGTTTGTGTCGGGTTACAGTGCTGCAACGACCAGAATTCTCCAGAACTTACACGCACTGTTAGAACAATCACTAGATAGTCCTTACACGCTGAAAGTGATTGATATTTTCAAACATCCAGAGCAAGCCGAATCCGATCAAATCTCTGCAACGCCTACACTAATAAAAGTGTACCCGCGTCCGGTGCGTCGAATTGTTGGAAATTTAGACGATGCCGATCGCGTTTTACGCTTGTTGGGCGCGTTAGATGAAGGATTGCGAGATGATTGA